A segment of the Desulfuromonas acetoxidans DSM 684 genome:
CCGGACCGGCACACTGTCGCGGGCGTGGCGGTAAAATGGTGTGAATATCTGATAGGGCGTCTGGTCTCTTTTCAGCACCTGCCATGGTTCCCACAGCAGTGAACCGTTGTCACTGTGGACGGTGATGCCCAGCCCTTGCAGTTTCTCTTTAATTATCCTGTCGCGATTGATCCGCCATGGCTCATAGCAGCGGTTCCAGGTCACGGTCCGGCAGTCATAGTGCTGAACCAGTTGTTCAAGAAGAGTATCAGCCGGGCCCCGAAACAGTTGCAGGTGGCCATCAAGTTGTTGATTGAGGGCGTCCAGACTGCGGTGCAGCCAGCAGCGGCTGGCCGCGCCCATGCGCTGATCTGCGGCATGTTCATCATCGAGAATATAAATGGGGATGACCGGACCGAGGCGTGTTGCTGTGAGCAGGGCCGGGTTGTCATGCAGGCGTAGATCCTGGCGGAACCACATGATGACTGGGGCAGATGGCGCAGAAGGCATAAGTGTTTTCCTATTTCAAACGTAGACCGCGCCAAGTCAGCAGACCGGCGACGGCTAAAGCAATCCACGATGCGTTCTGTGCCCAGGATTGCGGGGCGCGTTGCAGGTAGAAGGCGACGGCCAGCCAGAAAATGATTATTGCCAGGCGGCGCAATAGCTTAGCCAGATGGTGCAGCAGGTACTGACGGTCGGCATTGGCCATGCGCACCACCAGATCACCTTGTTCGGCGAGTTCCGTTACCCGCCGTGCCCGGCTCAGGGTCAAAGGCAGTTGTGCGACCTCCTTGATCAGCTTGTCAAGGCCGAGAGAATTTTCACCTAAAGCCCGCGGCAGGTTGTTTTTGAGGATCGGCAGGATGTCTTTGACGCCGTTAAAGTTTGTGACGTACTGAGTCCCCAGGCCCTCAATCAGCGAGCTGACGCGCATGACGTAAATAATATCCTGCGGCAGCTTGAACGGCTGATCGTGGAGCACGTCAAGCACACCGAACGCCAGTTCCTGCATGCTTGATGCATCAAGTTGTTCACTGTCGAAGATGTCAAACAACCGTTCGGCCACCTCGCTCATGTGACGTGGATCTGATTCTTCGGTGAGGATGCCGAGGCGGCGCGTGGCGCTGACCAGCAGATCGTAGTCGCGCTCGTAAGCGGCCTTGACCGCGTAGATCATCGCCTGACGCATGGCCTGGGGAATCCGACTGACCATGCCGAAGTCGAGAAACACCAGTTGCCCCTGTTCCGTCACCAGCAGGTTGCCGGGATGCGGGTCGGCGTGAAAGATCCCCTTGACCAGCATCTGTTCGGTGTAGAACATCACCAGATGCTGCATCAGCTCTTCGAACGACACCGACATTTTTTTTACCGCTGCTACATTGTCGATGCGCACACCCTCTTCAAAACTCATCACCAGGGCAAACTCGCTGCAATAGGCCGGGTAGGGTGTCGGAAAGCGGATCATCTCCGGTTGATGGTCGTTGTAGATCTGGCGGAACTGTTCGAGGTTGGCCAACTCGCGGCTCATGTTGACCTCTTCGAGAATCACCTGAGTAAAGGCGCGTAGCACCGATTCGATGGAGTGACGGGTCTGGTCGGTGAACAGTGGCTGAAACAGGTGCATGAACAGGTTGAGAAGAACGATGTCAATGCGCACGATCCAGCGAATGTCGGCGCGCAGCAGTTTGACCGCCACCCAGTCGCCCTCTTTTTTCAGCCGTGCCCGATGGACCTGGCCGATGGAGGCGCTTGCGATGGGCTGTTCGTCAAAGGCGCTGAAATAGGTCTTGTCACCGAAGGCGTTCTCCATGACCTGGCGTCTTTGGGCGTCGTTCATCGGTGGCATCTGGTCGTGGAGCTGACGCAGTGCGGCCAGATAGTCGCTGTCGAAAAAGTCCGCACGGGTGGCGAGGACCTGGGCCAGCTTCAGAAAGCTGGTTCCCAGGGTGCGGATGGTGGCCACCAGCTCGTGTGGTGACAGTGGTTGCCACAACAGCCACCGATCGCGGCGGCGAAACAACAAAAACACCGTGACCAGAAAGCGGAAGATGCGATAACTGCGCAGTGGATGACACTGGCGCAGAATGAGCAAAATCAACCGGCCCACTTAACGATCCAGTTCCTTTTTCAACTGTTCAAGATCTTCTTTTGTGGCCAGGCCCAATTCATCGATCACTTCCTTGAGCAGTCCTTTTAATGTTTGACGCAGGCTTTCGCGCTCTTCTGCGCCTTTTTCGGCCAGATCATCAAGAAACGTGCGCGCAGTGTTTTCGGCTTTACCCTGCCAATCTTTGAGCTCTTCGCTGTTTTTTTCAATCTGCTCTTTTGCCGCCAGGGCGCCGCCGAGAGCAACATAAAAAAGTTGTTCCAATTTGTTTTCCATAACATCCTCCATATTTCTATTGTTATTGATTGCGTTTTCCTTATAGTATTTAGTGATATTCATCATTTGTCCAGGACAAAACCATGCTCACTGTTCAACAACTCAGTCAGGAACTCGGCGTCAGCGTCGATACGTTACGTGTCTGGGAGAGACGCTACGGCTTTCCCCAACCGCAACGCGACAGACGCGGCCATCGTCGCTATCCTTTGGATCAGGTGGCACAGTTGCACATTGTGCGTAAATTGCAATCGTTGGGTTATCGTCCCAACAGCCTGTTTGCCATGTCTGCTGATGAGCGCCATCAGTTGCTTGATTCCTATGTGGCTGAAGATGAAAATCGTGCCCGTGGCTTTCAATCTCTGGTGTTATCGGCGTCGCTGGATGAGCTGGAGCAGGTGCTGCGCTATCACCTGGCCACGACTACCATCGAGCATTTTATCCTTCATTGTAGCGCAGAGGTGCTGGCCTGTCTTGATCGTGGTTGGATATCGGGGGAATTGACCATTGCCCGTGAGCATGCCATCTCTGACCGGATACAGAAGATCTTGCTCGAAATTCTTGGTCAGCAACAGGATACCGATGTGGCATCGCCCCTGATGCTGTTTGTTACCATTAACGGTGAGCGCCATCATCTGGCTTTGCTGATGGCGGCGGTGCTGTTTTCGCGTCAAGGGGTGCGTTGTCAGTGGCTGTTAGAGGATTTACCCATGTCGGAATTGCCGGATCTCGTTTATGCCACCGCCTGTCACGGTGTTGCCCTTTCGTTCAGCAGCCATTATTCGTCGCTGCAGGCGCGCAGTGATCTGGTGACATTGCGTCGCATGTTGCCCGAGAGCTGTCATATTGTTGCTGGAGGCAGCGGGATCGCCAGTGTTTACCAGATCCCTGGAACGACTGTGGTTGATGACCTTGGTGAGGTGGAGGCGGTCAGCCGCACACTCTTTCAACGTAAGTGATCATTCTGCCCGGGAGGTGTTTTA
Coding sequences within it:
- a CDS encoding MerR family transcriptional regulator, which translates into the protein MLTVQQLSQELGVSVDTLRVWERRYGFPQPQRDRRGHRRYPLDQVAQLHIVRKLQSLGYRPNSLFAMSADERHQLLDSYVAEDENRARGFQSLVLSASLDELEQVLRYHLATTTIEHFILHCSAEVLACLDRGWISGELTIAREHAISDRIQKILLEILGQQQDTDVASPLMLFVTINGERHHLALLMAAVLFSRQGVRCQWLLEDLPMSELPDLVYATACHGVALSFSSHYSSLQARSDLVTLRRMLPESCHIVAGGSGIASVYQIPGTTVVDDLGEVEAVSRTLFQRK
- a CDS encoding ABC1 kinase family protein; translation: MGRLILLILRQCHPLRSYRIFRFLVTVFLLFRRRDRWLLWQPLSPHELVATIRTLGTSFLKLAQVLATRADFFDSDYLAALRQLHDQMPPMNDAQRRQVMENAFGDKTYFSAFDEQPIASASIGQVHRARLKKEGDWVAVKLLRADIRWIVRIDIVLLNLFMHLFQPLFTDQTRHSIESVLRAFTQVILEEVNMSRELANLEQFRQIYNDHQPEMIRFPTPYPAYCSEFALVMSFEEGVRIDNVAAVKKMSVSFEELMQHLVMFYTEQMLVKGIFHADPHPGNLLVTEQGQLVFLDFGMVSRIPQAMRQAMIYAVKAAYERDYDLLVSATRRLGILTEESDPRHMSEVAERLFDIFDSEQLDASSMQELAFGVLDVLHDQPFKLPQDIIYVMRVSSLIEGLGTQYVTNFNGVKDILPILKNNLPRALGENSLGLDKLIKEVAQLPLTLSRARRVTELAEQGDLVVRMANADRQYLLHHLAKLLRRLAIIIFWLAVAFYLQRAPQSWAQNASWIALAVAGLLTWRGLRLK